From a single Rosa rugosa chromosome 7, drRosRugo1.1, whole genome shotgun sequence genomic region:
- the LOC133723586 gene encoding late embryogenesis abundant protein 46 yields MQSIKEAAANVAASAKSGMEKTKATMQEKMEKMKAQDPIQKDMATQKKEGRIAEAEQHKREAMDHNTAAKHGTAPARSTGYGTEPTGYSTSGAGTATYPTTGATGQQTGFNQMSALPGHGTGEPAGQVVEGVATAHPIGTSTGTGRTTAHNTHVGGNAPGYGTGGTYS; encoded by the exons ATGCAGTCAATCAAGGAAGCTGCGGCCAACGTAGCTGCCTCTGCCAAGTCTGGTATGGAGAAGACCAAGGCCACCATGCAGGAGAAG atggagaagatgaaggcGCAGGACCCGATCCAAAAGGACATGGCAACTCAAAAGAAAGAAGGGCGGATTGCCGAGGCTGAGCAGCACAAGCGTGAGGCCATGGATCACAACACCGCCGCTAAACATGGAACAGCTCCGGCTAGATCCACAGGCTACGGCACTGAGCCGACGGGATACAGCACCAGCGGGGCTGGAACAGCCACATATCCAACCACCGGGGCTACTGGGCAGCAAACCGGGTTTAATCAGATGTCCGCGCTGCCCGGACATGGGACCGGGGAACCCGCTGGCCAGGTGGTTGAGGGTGTTGCCACCGCACATCCGATCGGAACCAGCACCGGCACCGGGAGGACTACGGCCCATAACACCCATGTGGGTGGTAATGCCCCCGGCTATGGGACTGGCGGGACTTATAGTTAG